A single Gammaproteobacteria bacterium DNA region contains:
- the aroQ gene encoding type II 3-dehydroquinate dehydratase: MRIAIVHGANLRLLGRREPEVYGSDTLEDINRRLRALAEELGVEIEVFQSNSEGAILDYLEEAAPRIDGVLINPGAFTHTSVALRDALAGIARPFVEVHLSNPAARESFRRRSYLAPVAAGVVAGFRAESYLLALRGLLAHLSRD; encoded by the coding sequence GTGAGGATCGCGATCGTACACGGCGCCAACCTGCGCCTGCTGGGCCGACGCGAACCGGAGGTGTACGGCTCCGACACGCTCGAGGACATCAACCGGCGCCTTCGCGCGCTGGCGGAGGAACTGGGAGTGGAGATCGAAGTCTTCCAGTCCAATTCGGAAGGGGCGATTCTCGACTATCTGGAGGAAGCCGCGCCCCGGATCGACGGCGTTCTGATCAATCCGGGGGCGTTCACGCACACCAGCGTCGCCCTGCGGGATGCGCTCGCGGGGATCGCGAGGCCCTTCGTGGAGGTACATCTGTCGAACCCGGCGGCGCGCGAATCCTTCCGGCGCCGGTCGTACCTGGCGCCCGTTGCCGCGGGCGTGGTCGCCGGTTTTCGCGCGGAAAGCTATCTTCTTGCCCTCAGGGGGCTTCTGGCACACCTGTCCCGGGATTGA
- a CDS encoding tetratricopeptide repeat protein, protein MDQSLERRIRRLYSCFHSSEDRQGRSFVPLADAYRRAGDLLRARLLLDEGLRRHPDFASAHVVAMRVARDVSDHAGALAATRRVLELDPGNVEARQVLARVGPLVEDAPASGSRVDGDAELPDESWMAGDAGVWAAGTDSGLASVDPVALEAEEEQLAVAEPEEQQPAVTEPAQERAAPASGKGAGRGARPAGIPIETPAAASDAVADAGIYTRTMGRLYEQQGLQAQAIAVYEQLIESEPGDEALVSRLERLRRQIGAEVDATGEPEAVRGGETAKTRDVVPLRGGEAEVVPIEALAPDAPMAGAREGVP, encoded by the coding sequence GTGGATCAGTCGCTTGAGCGGAGGATTCGCAGGCTCTACTCCTGCTTCCACTCTTCGGAGGATCGACAGGGCCGGTCGTTCGTGCCCCTGGCGGACGCCTACAGGCGGGCGGGGGATCTCCTGCGGGCCAGGCTCCTGCTCGACGAGGGCCTGCGGCGTCATCCCGATTTCGCGAGTGCACACGTGGTGGCGATGCGGGTCGCGCGGGATGTTTCGGACCATGCGGGGGCTCTGGCCGCTACCCGGCGCGTGCTCGAGCTCGATCCGGGCAACGTGGAGGCGCGGCAGGTTCTGGCCAGGGTCGGTCCCCTCGTCGAGGACGCCCCGGCGTCCGGTTCCAGGGTTGACGGCGATGCCGAGCTCCCGGACGAGTCGTGGATGGCGGGCGACGCGGGCGTATGGGCTGCCGGAACCGACAGCGGACTGGCCTCGGTCGATCCGGTTGCTCTGGAAGCCGAGGAAGAGCAGCTGGCGGTAGCGGAGCCCGAGGAGCAGCAGCCGGCCGTCACCGAGCCCGCGCAAGAGCGAGCCGCTCCGGCATCCGGGAAGGGAGCCGGAAGAGGTGCCCGTCCCGCCGGGATCCCGATCGAGACGCCTGCCGCCGCTTCCGACGCCGTTGCGGACGCGGGCATCTACACCCGCACCATGGGCCGGCTTTACGAACAGCAGGGGCTCCAGGCCCAGGCGATCGCCGTCTACGAGCAGCTCATCGAATCCGAGCCCGGCGACGAGGCGCTTGTGAGCCGCCTGGAGCGCCTTCGCCGGCAAATCGGGGCCGAAGTGGACGCGACGGGGGAGCCGGAGGCGGTTCGGGGCGGTGAGACGGCGAAGACCCGGGATGTCGTTCCGCTGCGCGGTGGCGAAGCGGAGGTCGTTCCGATCGAGGCGCTGGCGCCCGATGCGCCCATGGCCGGCGCGCGCGAGGGGGTGCCGTGA
- a CDS encoding peptidyl-prolyl cis-trans isomerase: MMRTMRDNTKWIMMITALAFAALMVFEWGMDITGRTAGLSELGEVDGVPVMYEQYQFAYRNLYEQTQLAQEEAITSDQNLGIEDAAFDEVVTQILIQRELQRRGIRVSDDEIRQAARFSPPPQFQALEGFQTEGVFDMQKYQDYLATASEIALLELEAYYRDIIPRTKLLRQLSTGIYLPDAALWSAYRDENEQVEVRYLSLDPATRIGDDEVEVSDAEVAAYYRENRDEFAVPPRATVVAVVLDKDPSAADTAAARERAEEIRSEILDGADFAELAAEESVDEGSAALGGDLGTFPRGMMVPEFDSVAFSAPLETVTEPVATQFGWHLIEVTSRSADSVSARHILVPVERTDASEIDLLTTADSLEVLGENLPLREAAAELGLEANPVDITEEFPFVLGAGQVREGSEWAFEEAEEGDVSPVFENAEAFYALELVGREPEGVLPLEQARPAIEQTLRLERKLERALAQAEEAARDGGTMEQIAERLEADIEESPPFSRSDFVPGLGRQNAVIGTAFGLEPDQLSGVVEANGRAFVIELTERIPADSTTWEEQKVVQRAMIGGTLGQQRLDQWITSLRERANIVDRRREVFRAQEEAANQTQLPLAFQ; encoded by the coding sequence ATGATGCGGACCATGCGGGACAACACGAAGTGGATCATGATGATCACCGCGCTGGCGTTCGCCGCGCTCATGGTCTTCGAGTGGGGAATGGACATTACCGGGCGCACCGCCGGGTTGAGCGAGCTGGGTGAGGTCGATGGCGTGCCGGTCATGTACGAGCAGTACCAGTTCGCCTATCGCAACCTCTACGAGCAGACGCAACTGGCCCAGGAAGAAGCGATCACGTCCGACCAGAACCTCGGAATCGAGGACGCGGCCTTCGACGAGGTCGTGACCCAGATCCTGATCCAGCGCGAACTCCAGCGGCGCGGCATCCGGGTGAGCGACGACGAAATCCGCCAGGCGGCGCGCTTCAGCCCTCCGCCGCAGTTCCAGGCGCTCGAGGGCTTTCAGACCGAAGGCGTCTTCGACATGCAGAAGTATCAGGACTACCTTGCCACCGCGTCGGAGATCGCCCTGCTGGAGCTCGAAGCCTACTACCGCGACATCATCCCCCGCACGAAGCTCCTGCGGCAGCTGAGCACGGGCATCTACCTCCCGGACGCGGCCCTCTGGTCGGCGTACAGGGACGAGAACGAACAGGTCGAAGTGCGGTACCTGTCGCTGGATCCGGCGACCCGCATCGGCGATGACGAGGTCGAGGTTTCCGATGCGGAAGTCGCCGCGTACTACAGGGAGAACCGGGACGAGTTCGCGGTGCCCCCGAGGGCTACCGTGGTCGCGGTCGTGCTCGACAAGGATCCCAGCGCCGCCGACACGGCCGCGGCGCGGGAGCGCGCCGAGGAAATCCGCAGCGAGATCCTCGATGGGGCCGACTTCGCCGAGCTGGCGGCGGAGGAATCGGTGGACGAGGGTTCGGCCGCCCTGGGCGGAGACCTGGGAACCTTCCCCCGGGGGATGATGGTGCCGGAATTCGATTCGGTGGCGTTCAGCGCGCCGCTGGAAACGGTTACCGAGCCGGTCGCCACGCAGTTCGGATGGCACCTCATCGAGGTGACCTCGCGTAGCGCGGACTCCGTGAGCGCGCGTCACATCCTGGTGCCCGTGGAGCGTACCGACGCCTCCGAAATCGATCTGTTGACCACGGCCGACTCCCTCGAAGTGCTGGGCGAGAACCTTCCTCTCAGGGAAGCAGCAGCCGAGCTGGGCCTGGAGGCCAACCCCGTCGACATCACCGAGGAGTTCCCCTTCGTACTGGGCGCGGGCCAGGTGCGCGAGGGGTCGGAGTGGGCGTTCGAGGAAGCGGAGGAAGGGGACGTCAGCCCCGTCTTCGAGAACGCCGAGGCCTTCTACGCGCTGGAGCTGGTCGGCCGTGAACCGGAGGGGGTTCTGCCGCTCGAACAGGCGCGTCCGGCCATCGAGCAAACCCTGCGGCTGGAAAGGAAGCTCGAGCGTGCTCTGGCGCAGGCGGAAGAAGCCGCGCGGGACGGGGGCACCATGGAACAGATCGCCGAGCGCCTGGAGGCCGATATCGAGGAGTCCCCCCCGTTCTCACGCAGCGATTTCGTGCCCGGACTCGGTCGGCAGAACGCGGTCATCGGCACCGCATTCGGTCTGGAGCCGGACCAGCTGAGCGGCGTCGTGGAGGCCAACGGGCGCGCCTTCGTCATCGAGTTGACGGAGCGGATTCCCGCCGACAGCACCACGTGGGAGGAGCAGAAGGTGGTTCAGCGCGCGATGATCGGAGGCACGCTGGGCCAGCAGCGGCTGGACCAGTGGATCACCAGCCTGCGTGAGCGCGCCAACATCGTCGATCGCCGCCGGGAGGTCTTCCGGGCCCAGGAGGAGGCTGCGAACCAGACGCAGCTACCGCTGGCCTTCCAGTAG
- a CDS encoding twin-arginine translocase TatA/TatE family subunit — MGFSGLGMWEIILIFLVFLLLFGAKRLPEIGSSLGKGIREFKGSVRDIERELKTPQQPKMVAPSPAESSEEGGEPRKLGSRTEAGAEAGTTA, encoded by the coding sequence ATGGGATTCAGCGGACTTGGAATGTGGGAGATCATCCTGATCTTCCTGGTGTTCTTGCTTCTCTTCGGCGCCAAGCGCCTCCCGGAAATCGGCTCGTCACTGGGCAAGGGGATTCGCGAGTTCAAGGGTTCGGTGCGCGACATCGAGCGCGAGTTGAAGACACCCCAACAGCCCAAAATGGTCGCGCCCTCTCCCGCGGAGAGTTCCGAAGAGGGTGGAGAGCCGCGTAAACTCGGCAGTCGAACGGAAGCCGGCGCGGAAGCCGGGACGACTGCCTGA
- a CDS encoding putative LPS assembly protein LptD: MAPDPRRRRARLPTALLLPLVVAGLPIPAHGQQTQDSIPPPGPPDTTVVVDSARVQVLEVLQRLAAPPLPDSLRELPDSTVRAPRPVAPGPDSVLNALLSLPGYQASQYEGAGLEFGSSGEVILYGNPDARARFFREGAERMQLEADSSITMDDSTNLIWTEGASVFTGREGEPLNSTSMIYSLDSQRGTAYSARTRFAEGGSPWNVFGDLPSVTPEIVHGAHVGFTSCDLEHPHYHFDTSEIKIVAGNMLVARSVKLYFADVPVFWFPFMFQSIERGRASGILTPRFSVNDIVRSSAGYSRRVSNLGFYWAINDYADASVAMDWWADNYVGVTGTLNYNWLRQFLRGNVNFRNFWREDGSTTLAFSTSHNWELDERTRFEIRSSYASSTDFVRQNSFDPREVTQSIDSQGGINRRFDWGNVSMSANRRQFLSDDRVSLTLPSTNLSLSPITFFSAPSSRASWYNNIIWTGSGNYTRSIEDRLDQPPGEFKESLADKENTRGGLSSSLSLGALSLSHSLSFNEAVTRDGLEVFAPAAGLAAADRLEAWFGSVVAPAADSASPERVDLSSTDLTWSQTLSYQQRLIGTTTFTPNLSMSGRALQTNKIPEAGSLVSAPTRISFGAGLKTDLYGLWPGVGGFSAIRHKLSPGFDYSYAPAVTQTEVQNAVFGRGEFRAKNEMRIRLNQTFEAKRETGESEEEEEEAPPDPSGEPRRRERAEIVQLLALQTSAVNYDFVRADSLGQFTDGFTTTTLSNSISSDFLRGLQISMEHLLFDESGQAGEGRQFAPHLSGLDLSFSLNAASPPLRWIGGLIGLGGDGEADPEPEPEEDELLEEEDPFSAASGLDESQIVPGFGDTSRDFGRQSAQGRPRGGGGGWDASVSYSLQRPRQADLARQMVQLNVRFEPTELWRASWRTSYDVELGSFNDHMITFTRQLHRWEANFDFRRTVTGNWAFRFEVALSDNRDLKFDYQQYDRSDPLERQFR, translated from the coding sequence ATGGCCCCGGACCCGCGCCGCCGACGGGCGCGCCTCCCGACCGCCCTGCTCCTGCCGCTGGTCGTGGCGGGTCTGCCCATCCCGGCCCACGGCCAGCAGACCCAGGACTCGATTCCCCCACCGGGGCCGCCCGACACGACCGTTGTCGTTGACTCCGCCCGGGTACAGGTCCTCGAGGTGCTCCAACGTCTGGCCGCCCCGCCGCTGCCGGACTCGCTCCGGGAGCTGCCCGACTCGACGGTACGGGCTCCCCGGCCGGTGGCCCCGGGTCCGGACTCCGTGCTCAACGCCCTGCTCTCGCTGCCGGGATACCAGGCCAGCCAGTACGAGGGCGCCGGGCTCGAGTTCGGGTCGAGCGGCGAGGTGATCCTCTACGGCAACCCGGACGCGCGCGCGCGGTTCTTCCGGGAAGGCGCCGAGCGCATGCAGCTGGAGGCCGATTCGTCCATCACCATGGACGACTCCACGAACCTGATCTGGACCGAGGGGGCCTCGGTGTTCACGGGGCGCGAGGGCGAACCCCTCAACAGCACCTCGATGATCTACAGCCTCGACAGCCAGCGCGGCACCGCCTACAGCGCGCGCACCCGGTTCGCCGAAGGCGGCAGTCCCTGGAACGTGTTCGGCGACCTGCCCTCGGTGACGCCCGAGATCGTCCACGGGGCACACGTCGGTTTCACCTCCTGCGACCTGGAGCATCCGCACTACCACTTCGACACCAGCGAGATCAAGATCGTGGCGGGCAACATGCTGGTGGCGAGGTCGGTGAAGCTCTACTTCGCCGATGTCCCCGTCTTCTGGTTCCCCTTCATGTTCCAGAGCATCGAGCGCGGACGTGCCAGCGGCATCCTGACGCCGCGTTTCAGCGTGAACGACATCGTGCGCAGCTCGGCGGGCTACAGTCGCCGCGTCTCCAATCTGGGCTTCTACTGGGCCATCAACGACTACGCGGACGCGTCGGTGGCGATGGACTGGTGGGCCGACAACTACGTGGGCGTGACCGGGACCCTGAACTACAACTGGCTGCGCCAGTTTCTGCGTGGCAACGTCAACTTCCGCAACTTCTGGCGGGAGGACGGGAGCACGACGCTCGCCTTCAGCACCTCGCACAACTGGGAGCTCGACGAGCGCACCCGCTTCGAGATCCGGTCGAGCTACGCCTCCTCCACCGACTTCGTGCGCCAGAATTCCTTCGACCCGCGCGAGGTCACGCAGTCTATCGATTCGCAGGGCGGGATCAACCGGCGCTTCGACTGGGGCAACGTTTCGATGAGCGCCAACCGGCGCCAGTTCCTCTCCGACGACCGGGTGTCGCTCACGCTGCCGTCGACCAACCTCTCGCTATCGCCGATCACCTTCTTCTCCGCTCCGTCGTCGCGGGCCAGCTGGTACAACAACATCATCTGGACCGGAAGCGGGAACTACACGCGCAGCATCGAGGACCGGCTGGATCAGCCGCCGGGCGAGTTCAAGGAGAGCTTGGCCGACAAGGAGAACACGCGCGGAGGCCTGTCGTCCAGCCTGAGCCTGGGTGCGCTCTCCCTGTCGCACAGCCTGAGCTTCAACGAGGCCGTGACCAGGGACGGGCTGGAGGTCTTCGCGCCCGCCGCCGGCCTGGCGGCGGCGGACCGGCTCGAGGCCTGGTTCGGCAGCGTGGTCGCGCCCGCGGCCGACAGCGCGTCCCCGGAGCGCGTGGACCTGAGCAGCACCGACCTCACCTGGTCCCAGACGCTCAGCTACCAGCAGCGCCTCATCGGGACGACGACCTTCACGCCCAATCTGTCCATGTCGGGGCGGGCGCTGCAGACGAACAAGATCCCGGAGGCGGGGTCGCTGGTGTCGGCGCCCACCCGCATCTCGTTCGGCGCCGGGCTCAAGACCGACCTCTACGGGCTCTGGCCGGGCGTGGGGGGCTTCTCCGCCATCCGCCACAAGCTCTCGCCCGGCTTCGACTATTCTTATGCTCCCGCGGTGACGCAGACGGAGGTTCAGAACGCCGTCTTCGGCCGGGGGGAATTCCGCGCCAAGAACGAGATGCGGATCCGGCTGAACCAGACCTTCGAGGCGAAGCGCGAAACCGGGGAATCCGAGGAGGAGGAAGAAGAAGCTCCTCCCGATCCGAGCGGCGAACCCCGGCGGAGGGAGCGGGCGGAAATAGTTCAGCTGCTGGCCCTGCAGACCAGCGCCGTCAACTATGACTTCGTGCGCGCCGACTCTCTTGGCCAGTTCACGGACGGCTTCACGACCACCACGCTCTCCAACAGCATCAGCTCGGACTTTCTGCGCGGCCTGCAGATCTCCATGGAGCACCTGCTGTTCGACGAGAGCGGCCAGGCAGGGGAGGGAAGGCAGTTTGCTCCCCATCTCTCCGGACTCGATCTCTCGTTCTCGCTGAACGCGGCTTCCCCTCCGCTGCGCTGGATCGGAGGGCTGATCGGGCTGGGGGGCGACGGAGAGGCGGATCCGGAGCCGGAACCGGAAGAGGACGAGCTGCTCGAAGAGGAGGACCCCTTCTCGGCGGCCAGCGGCCTCGACGAGAGCCAGATCGTGCCGGGTTTCGGCGATACCTCGCGCGATTTCGGCAGGCAGAGCGCTCAGGGTCGTCCCCGCGGCGGTGGGGGCGGATGGGACGCGAGCGTCTCCTATTCGCTACAGCGCCCGCGCCAGGCTGACCTGGCCCGGCAGATGGTTCAGCTCAACGTCAGGTTCGAGCCCACCGAGCTGTGGCGCGCGAGCTGGCGTACTTCCTACGACGTGGAGCTGGGGTCCTTCAACGACCACATGATCACGTTCACCCGGCAATTGCATCGCTGGGAAGCCAACTTCGATTTCAGGCGCACGGTCACCGGCAACTGGGCGTTCCGCTTCGAGGTGGCCCTGAGCGACAATCGCGATCTGAAGTTCGACTACCAGCAGTACGACCGCTCCGATCCCCTCGAGAGGCAGTTCCGCTAG
- a CDS encoding polyprenyl synthetase family protein, protein MTQPVTTSPSTLAHIQEPVREDLDRVREELRRIVRANLGMTDEVNQYLLLMRGKMFRPTLVLLADRICGGDGDPAVTLAAAVELVHLATLVHDDAVDHSVLRRGLPTVNALWTHQVAIIMGDYLYSRSVTELTRVGNLEVLRCLAIAANEMSLGEMRQLTSYDALDFSEEDYYALIAAKTASLMAASCEIGALATGPDPRCSALRRFGHNLGMAFQIADDLLDYTGTEAVTGKPTGHDLRQRKVTLPLIGAMKVAGARERKGIRRFFSSRDPSDEEIAGLIELVEELGGLEYARERAERYAGWAAAALEDLEAGSAKQALLTSIAYVVDRRR, encoded by the coding sequence TTGACCCAGCCCGTCACCACCAGCCCATCCACGCTTGCCCACATCCAGGAGCCCGTGCGCGAGGATCTGGACCGCGTGCGCGAGGAGCTCCGGCGCATCGTTCGCGCCAATCTGGGTATGACCGACGAGGTCAACCAGTACCTCCTGCTCATGCGGGGCAAGATGTTCCGCCCCACTCTGGTGCTCCTGGCGGACCGCATATGCGGGGGAGACGGAGATCCCGCCGTCACCCTGGCGGCGGCCGTCGAACTGGTGCACCTCGCGACCCTGGTGCACGACGATGCCGTGGACCACTCCGTGCTGCGCCGCGGCCTGCCCACGGTAAACGCGCTGTGGACGCATCAGGTCGCGATCATCATGGGGGACTACCTGTACAGCCGCTCCGTCACCGAGCTGACGCGCGTCGGCAATCTGGAGGTGCTTCGCTGCCTGGCGATCGCCGCCAACGAGATGAGTCTGGGGGAAATGCGCCAGCTCACCTCCTACGACGCCCTGGACTTCTCCGAAGAGGACTACTATGCCCTTATCGCGGCCAAGACGGCGTCCCTGATGGCCGCATCCTGCGAGATCGGCGCCCTCGCGACCGGGCCGGATCCCCGGTGCTCGGCGCTCAGGCGCTTCGGACACAATCTCGGAATGGCGTTTCAGATTGCCGACGACCTGCTGGACTACACCGGGACCGAGGCCGTGACCGGCAAACCCACGGGCCACGACCTGCGCCAGCGGAAGGTCACACTACCCCTGATCGGAGCGATGAAGGTGGCCGGCGCCAGGGAACGGAAAGGGATTCGCAGGTTCTTCTCCAGCCGCGATCCCTCCGACGAGGAGATCGCCGGGCTCATCGAGCTGGTGGAGGAACTGGGCGGGCTCGAGTACGCTCGCGAACGGGCGGAACGCTACGCGGGCTGGGCGGCGGCGGCGCTCGAGGATCTGGAGGCGGGGTCCGCCAAACAGGCGCTTCTCACCTCGATCGCCTACGTGGTCGATCGGCGTCGATGA
- a CDS encoding tetratricopeptide repeat protein, translated as MTADARLERAGDAPGTDPPAGPGGAARKSESPRRYVDLRALLLDDGSAPEATRLTDEDENTEPGEDFRAALSRFRARLVRSVPAGDARIHQDMGTAYRTMGLGPEAIAEFQRAVRVDPANSAAREMLGRSLLDAGHAELAVSTLAKALDLPLEREDDFLGIYYYMGRAQEASGNPEAACDFYRKTLAIDIGFQDVEARLRDLGRALMGTAGESADPVPDGPS; from the coding sequence ATGACGGCCGACGCGCGCCTGGAGCGGGCCGGGGACGCTCCGGGCACGGACCCGCCCGCCGGTCCCGGGGGGGCGGCCCGCAAGTCCGAATCGCCCCGCCGGTATGTCGACCTCAGGGCGCTGCTCCTGGACGACGGGTCGGCGCCGGAGGCGACCCGGCTGACCGACGAAGATGAGAACACGGAACCCGGCGAGGACTTCCGGGCCGCGTTGTCGCGCTTCCGGGCCCGGTTGGTCCGCAGCGTTCCGGCCGGGGATGCGCGCATCCATCAGGACATGGGCACGGCGTACCGGACCATGGGGCTCGGCCCGGAGGCCATAGCCGAGTTTCAACGTGCGGTCCGCGTGGACCCCGCCAACTCGGCGGCCCGTGAGATGCTGGGTCGCTCCCTTCTCGACGCCGGCCACGCCGAACTCGCGGTCAGCACGCTGGCGAAGGCCCTCGACCTGCCCCTCGAGCGCGAAGACGACTTCCTTGGAATCTACTACTATATGGGGCGCGCTCAGGAGGCGTCCGGCAACCCCGAGGCGGCGTGCGACTTCTACAGGAAGACCCTCGCAATCGACATCGGCTTTCAGGATGTCGAGGCGCGGCTGCGCGATCTCGGCCGGGCGCTGATGGGGACGGCCGGCGAGTCGGCGGATCCTGTTCCCGACGGCCCCTCCTGA
- a CDS encoding glutamate formiminotransferase: protein MTPVLEAVPNFSEGRDLALVREFARVIASEGAEVLARSADPDHHRSVISFAGPPRVVERAALSVARLAVEAIDMRRHAGVHPRVGALDVLPFIPARGLGLQDAAASARRVAEGLAAMGIPVYLYGAAGTGRSLSALRAGGFEALTGGFPAGREPDILPRPWAHPGVHPTAGATCVGARPPLLAWNVCVSGLSLEQVKDVAGRLRESSGGFVGLRALGLYLPSRDVFQISMNLEDMERTPPMRVFEAIEAEVDRMGGRITQTEVIGTIPGRLVLSAAASRLNLLDPDPSRLREALLAEVRS, encoded by the coding sequence ATGACCCCGGTCCTTGAAGCGGTCCCCAACTTCAGCGAAGGCCGCGACCTTGCTCTGGTACGCGAGTTTGCCCGGGTCATCGCCTCCGAGGGCGCCGAAGTGCTGGCCCGGAGCGCCGATCCGGACCACCATCGTTCGGTCATCTCCTTCGCCGGCCCTCCCCGGGTCGTGGAGCGGGCGGCCCTGTCGGTCGCGCGGCTGGCGGTGGAAGCCATCGACATGCGGCGGCACGCGGGCGTACATCCGCGCGTGGGCGCCCTCGACGTGCTCCCGTTCATCCCCGCCCGGGGCCTTGGTCTGCAGGATGCGGCTGCGAGCGCCCGCCGGGTGGCGGAAGGGCTGGCCGCGATGGGGATACCCGTCTACCTGTACGGGGCCGCCGGAACCGGCCGCTCCCTGTCCGCTCTGCGGGCCGGAGGCTTCGAGGCGCTCACGGGGGGGTTCCCAGCCGGCCGCGAGCCCGATATCCTGCCTCGGCCCTGGGCTCATCCGGGCGTCCATCCGACGGCGGGCGCGACCTGCGTCGGAGCCCGGCCGCCCCTCCTCGCGTGGAATGTCTGCGTATCGGGGTTATCGTTGGAGCAGGTGAAGGATGTCGCGGGCCGGCTGCGCGAGAGCAGCGGCGGATTTGTCGGGTTGAGGGCGCTGGGGCTATATCTGCCCTCCCGCGACGTATTTCAGATCTCCATGAACCTGGAAGACATGGAACGCACACCGCCCATGCGCGTTTTCGAGGCTATTGAAGCAGAGGTGGACCGGATGGGTGGCCGCATCACACAGACCGAGGTCATCGGAACCATCCCCGGGAGGCTGGTCCTTTCCGCGGCCGCCTCCCGCCTCAACCTGCTGGATCCGGACCCGTCCCGGCTGCGCGAGGCTCTGCTCGCGGAGGTCCGTTCATGA
- the accB gene encoding acetyl-CoA carboxylase biotin carboxyl carrier protein, with product MDAEFVERLIRAVDESGIDTVEIRRGGTRVRISKTPPPAPVPTEAGAGPVAGAVESPASGDGASAAPAESTVAGDSPAGEQPATTLIEIKSPMVGTFYRAGAPGAPPYVDTGQRISEGDTLCIIEAMKLMNEFESDISGTIEEILVEDGEPVEYGQVLFRVAPV from the coding sequence ATCGACGCCGAGTTCGTCGAGCGCCTCATCCGCGCGGTGGATGAGAGCGGGATCGACACCGTGGAGATCCGGCGCGGCGGCACGCGCGTGCGGATCAGCAAGACCCCCCCGCCAGCTCCGGTGCCGACCGAAGCGGGGGCCGGACCCGTTGCGGGGGCGGTCGAGTCACCGGCCTCCGGGGACGGTGCCTCGGCTGCCCCGGCGGAATCGACGGTGGCGGGCGATTCGCCCGCAGGGGAACAGCCGGCCACGACGCTGATCGAGATCAAGTCGCCGATGGTGGGGACCTTCTACCGCGCCGGAGCCCCGGGAGCCCCACCCTACGTGGACACCGGACAGAGAATCTCCGAGGGGGACACCCTCTGCATCATCGAGGCGATGAAGCTCATGAACGAGTTCGAGAGCGACATCAGCGGGACCATCGAGGAGATCCTGGTGGAAGACGGCGAGCCGGTTGAGTACGGACAGGTGCTTTTCAGGGTGGCGCCGGTCTGA
- the efp gene encoding elongation factor P, giving the protein MATTADFRNGMILDIGGVLWAITYFQHVKPGKGGAFVRTRLKNVLDGHVVEKTFRAGERVTGVRLERRPMQYSYTDGAFFHFMDLRTYDMHAVSGSMVGEDQLKYLKENMECEVLVHDDDAIAVELPAFVELEVTGTEPGVRGDTAQGGTKPATLETGAVVQVPLFVEVGDVLRVDRREDKYLTRVTS; this is encoded by the coding sequence ATGGCCACTACAGCCGATTTTCGCAATGGCATGATCCTGGACATCGGCGGTGTCCTCTGGGCGATCACGTATTTTCAGCACGTCAAGCCGGGGAAGGGCGGCGCGTTCGTGCGCACGCGGCTCAAGAACGTGCTGGACGGCCACGTGGTGGAGAAGACCTTCCGGGCGGGGGAACGGGTGACGGGCGTTCGCCTGGAGCGCCGTCCCATGCAGTACAGCTACACCGACGGCGCATTCTTCCACTTCATGGACCTGCGCACCTACGACATGCATGCGGTCTCTGGAAGCATGGTCGGAGAAGATCAGTTGAAATACCTGAAAGAGAACATGGAGTGCGAAGTCCTGGTCCACGACGACGACGCCATCGCCGTGGAACTCCCGGCTTTCGTCGAACTCGAAGTGACCGGCACGGAGCCCGGCGTGCGCGGCGATACCGCCCAGGGCGGCACCAAGCCGGCCACCCTGGAGACCGGGGCGGTGGTCCAGGTTCCCCTCTTCGTGGAGGTGGGAGACGTGCTCAGGGTGGATCGCAGGGAGGACAAGTACCTGACGCGGGTGACGTCATGA